A DNA window from Panthera tigris isolate Pti1 chromosome X, P.tigris_Pti1_mat1.1, whole genome shotgun sequence contains the following coding sequences:
- the TCEAL6 gene encoding LOW QUALITY PROTEIN: transcription elongation factor A protein-like 6 (The sequence of the model RefSeq protein was modified relative to this genomic sequence to represent the inferred CDS: deleted 1 base in 1 codon) codes for MRARSVCLSPALCKTRKIGRTCSESLRYRKRRGNLSMEKLYNENEGKLEIEGTPEDEVDTEDEGKSDEEEKLEVEGKPGHEGKLQIEGQPDDEGQAEDEGKQEKQGKSENEGKPHSEGKPESLAKAESESRAAEKRPAEDYVPRKAKRKTDRGTDDSPKDYQEDLQERHLGSEEMMRECGDVSRAQEELRKKQKMGGFHWMQRDVQDPFAQGGNGVSGE; via the exons ATGCGCGCCAG gtctgtgtgtctgtccccaGCACTCTGCAAGActagaaaaataggaagaacCTGTTCAGAATCCCTGCGG TacaggaaaagaaggggaaatctCAGCATGGAAAAACTCtacaatgaaaatgaaggaaagctgGAAATCGAGGGAACGCCAGAAGATGAAGTAGATACAGAAGATGAAGGAAAATCAGATGAGGAAGAAAAGCTGGAAGTGGAGGGGAAGCCAGGGCATGAGGGGAAGCTCCAGATTGAGGGACAGCCAGATGATGAGGGACAAGCAGAAGATGAGGGAAAGCAAGAAAAGCAGGGCAAGTCTGAAAATGAGGGAAAACCACACAGTGAGGGCAAGCCAGAATCCCTGGCAAAGGCTGAGAGTGAGTCGCGGGCTGCCGAAAAGCGCCCAGCTGAAGATTATGTTCCtaggaaagcaaaaagaaaaacggACAGGGGGACAGACGATTCCCCCAAGGACTATCAGGAGGACTTACAGGAAAGGCACTTGGGCAGTGAGGAGATGATGAGAGAATGTGGAGATGTGTCAAGGGCTCAGGAAGAgctaaggaaaaaacagaaaatgggtgGTTTTCATTGGATGCAAAGAGATGTACAGGATCCCTTTGCC CAAGGGGGCAACGGGGTGTCAGGGGAATGA